The genomic region GACGAGCAGGCCCAGGACGAGGGCGGGGACGAGAAGCATGGCCCTGACGAGGAGCGGCCACACCACGGCGGAGAGCACGCCGAACGCTCCGGCGCCGAGTGCGGCCGTGATGGCGATACGGGTGGCGCTGTCCCCGTCGGCGGACTGGATTCTGAAGTCCGGCAGGATCCCGGCGAGCACGAGCATGGTGACCGTGGACACGGCCCACACGGCGATACTCCGCCAGACCGCGCTCACCAGGCTCCGCCATCGTCCCTTGCCCACGTCCCGCCCGCCTCACGTCCACGCCCGCCCTCCCACTGACGGACCCGTGCCCCAACCCTGTCACAAGAGGGCAATCCACTTCGGCGGCGCACAAGGGCACGACGACGGCCCGGGACAGGGGGGTGGGGGCAGGGGTCGGGGTCGAGGTCGGGGGCCGGAGCCAGGTGTCAGCGGCCGTCGTAGCCCGCCGTCGGCATCGACAGGCGGCGGTGGACCTGGGCCTTCATCTGGGCGTCGTACGCGGGCTCCGCGTGGCCGACCGTCTCGACGCCTACGCCGCGCCGGGCGCACTCGGCGGTGAACTCGTCGACGGAGGCGAGCGCCCGCTCCAGGACCCGGCGGCTGGGCGCCACGAACAGGTCCACGAGGCCCGCCTCGACGTCCTCCCAGAGCGCGCAGTGGTCGGGCCGCAGCCCTCGTACGAGCAGCTCGCGGGTGACGACGTAGCCGCGCTCGGCCGCCCAGCGCGCGCACATGGCGTGCTGGCTGCGCGAGTCCACCAGGAAGGGGTCCGCCTCCAGCTCCTCCAACGGCGTCAGACTCGCGATCGTCGTCACGCGAAGCATGCCGGAGGCACGGCGTGTGTCTCCCATGGCGTCCCCCCTCACCTCCGGGTTTCGTCGCCGACCCTACTCCTGCCCGTAGGCTCGGGGGGAGTCGCGCGAGGGAGGCAAAGGAGTGCCGGTGGAGATCACTTGGTGGGGTCACGCCACTTGCACCGTCGAGGACTCGGGTGCACGCGTGCTCACGGACCCGCTCTTCGCGCGCCGGCTCGCGCATCTGCACAGGCGCCGGGGGGCGCCGCCCGCGCCCGAGGCGGCGGTGGCGGATGTGGCCCTGGTGTCCCATCTGCACGCCGACCATCTGCACGTCCCCTCGCTGGCGCGGCTCGCCCCGGGCACCCGGCTGCTGGTGCCGAAGGGGGCCGCGCGGGCCGTTCCCACGCTGCGCAGACTCGGCCATCTGCGGATCACCGAGGTGGTGCCCGGCGACCGGACGCGCGTCGGTGACCTGGAGGTACGGGCCGTTCCCGCACGGCACGACGGGCGGCGGCTGCCGGTCGGGCCGCACCGCGCGCCCGCCCTCGGCTATGTGATCGAGGGCGAGGCACGGACGTACTTCGCCGGGGACACGGGCCTCTTCGAGGCGATGGCCAAGGAGGTCGGACCGGTCGACGTGGCACTGCTGCCGGTCGGCGGCTGGGGACCGTACCTCGGCGAGGGGCACCTGGACGCCGGGCGGGCCGCCGAGGCGCTGGCCCGCTTGCAGCCGGGGAGCGCGGTGCCAGTGCACTACGGCACGTACTGGCCAATCGGGCTGGACGCCGTGCGCCCCCATGAATTCCATGCGCCCGGCGAGGAGTTCGTGCGCCTGGCCGCCGAGCGTGCGCCCGCGGTGGCGGTGCACCGGCTGGAACACGGACAGAGTGTGCGGCCCCAGGTCGCGGGGTACCCGTCATCCCCTGGGGACGCGCCGGCCGGCCGGGGCGACGACGAGCGGGAGGGCGAAGCCCGGTGAGACATGTGCTCGCCGCCGCGGTCACGACCGTGCCGCCCGAGTCCACCCAGCAGGCGATCGGCTATCCGTCGCTGTTCCTGCTGGTGCTGATCGGGGCGCTGGTGCCCGTCGTGCCGACGGGTGCCTTGGTGAGTTCGGCGGCGGTGGTGGCCTTTCACCAGACGGCGCCGTTCTCGATGGTGCTGGTCTTCGTGGTGGCGGCGTTCGCGGCGTTCCTGGGGGATGTCGCGCTGTACTGGCTCGGGCGCCGGGGCATGGACTCGAAGAACGGTTCGCGTTGGCTGGCCGCGATCCGGGACCGGGCGCCGGAGGACCGGCTGGCGCAGGCGCAGGAGAAGCTCGCGGGGCACGGGGTGACGGTGCTGGTGCTGTCCCGGCTGATGCCGGCGGGGCGGATTCCGGTGATGCTGGCTTGTCTGATGGCGAAGTGGCCGTTGCGGCGGTTTGCGCGGGGGGATGTTCCCGCGTGTCTGGCCTGGGCGGCGACGTATCAGCTGATCGGGGTGCTTGGGGGTTCGCTGTTCAAGGAGCCGTGGGAGGGCGTTGTGGCGGCGGTTGTGCTGACCCTGGTGATCAGTGTGGCGCCCAGTGTTTGGCGCCGGATGCGCAGCGCTCCGCGGTGAGCGGGGAAGGTGAGACTGCCGTCTGATGGCTGCGGGTGGTTTGTGGCTGGTCGCGCCCCGCGGCGGAGCCGCATGTCGATACAGCCCCGCGCCCCTTAAAAGCGGCGGTTGCCCGTGCCCTGAGTACAACCGTTCCGCGCGCCCCCAAAGACCGTTCCGCGCGCCCGCAAAGAGAAGGGCGCTTCAGTTGAGCACCTTTGAAGCGCCTACCGGCAGGTCCCACAGGTTTTCCCTCGCCAGGCCCGCCTTCTCCCATGCCGTTCGTACTCGCGTGAGGGGTTCCAGGACCGGCTCCGCCGAGAGGACGAACGTGCCCCAGTGCATGGGGGCCATGCGGCGGGCGCCCAGGTCCTGGGTGGCGCGGACCGCCTCCTCCGGGTCGCAGTGGACGTCGCTGAGCCACCAGCGTGGGTTGTACGCGCCGATGGGGAGGAGTGCGAGGTCGATGCCGGGGTAGCGGGCGCCGATGTGGGAGAACCAGTGGCCGTATCCCGTGTCGCCCGCGAAGTAGACGCGTCGGCCGTCGGCCGCGGTCAGCACCCAACCGCCCCACAGGGTGCGGCAGGTGTCGTGCAGGCTGCGCTTGGACCAGTGGTGGGCCGGTACGAAGTCCAGGCGGACTCCCGCCCGTCGCCCGCCACCACCCTCAACCGAGGCGCCTGCGGCGCCGCCCCTCGGATGCAGTTCGGCCGCCTCCCACCAGTCCAGCTCGGTGACGTGCGAGAAGCGGCGGCGCCGGAACCAGCGGCCGAGCCCGGCCGGGACGAACACCGGGGTGTCGCGCGGGAGTCGGCGCAGTGTCGGCGCGTCCAGGTGGTCGTAGTGGTTGTGGCTGATGACGACCGCGTCGATGCGCGGCAGAGCGCTCCAGGCCACGCCGACCGGTGTGACCCGGGCGGGAGTTCCGAGGATCTTGCGGGACCACACCGGGTCGGTGAGCACGGTGAGACCGCCGATCCGGACCACCCAACTGGCGTGCCCCGCCCAGGAGACGGCGACCGTGCGCGCGTCCACCCGGGGCAACGGGCCCGGCTCGTACGGCAGTCGGGGAATGTCGGCGAGCCCCTCGGGACCGGGCCGCAGCGCGCCCTCGCGGGCGAACCGGGCGAAGCCCCGCAGGCCCGGCAGCGGGGCGGTCAGCCGGTCCGCGAACGAGCGGGGCCAGACGCGCCGTTCACCGAGCGGGCGCGGTTCGGCGAGAGGGGTTCCGGCGCCGGGTACGAACGTGGGTGAGGACAGAGAGGAGGACAGAGGTGAGAACGGCGCCGGGTCTTCGGCGCCCGTGGACGTGGTGGTCGTGGTCGACTCGGACTGCTGCGTCATCGAGGGGACTCCCGTCGCCGAGCGTCATCGTCATCGCGGAGATCGGCGAAGGCCGACCCCAGCAGACTCAACGCACGTTCCACATGCGCCAATTCCAGAGGTTCCGGTGACGTGAGAGACGCCATTCGCTCCTCGTGGGTTGTGCCGAGGAACGGTCCGGTGGCCAGGCGTACGCGCAGCGCGCCCAGGTCGTCGCCGAAGCGGTGGCCGCCGGGCGTAGGCATGCCGAGGCGGTCGGTGAGGAAGTCCTCCAGTTCCTGGGCGTCGCCGACACCGCGCGCGGTGAGCGCGGAGCGCAGCGGGCCGAGGTCCACGTACAGATGGCGGCCCGCGCGCGGGGGCCGGGCGAGGGCGCCCGCGTCCACGACGATCCGGTGCGCGGCGGTGGCCACGCGCGCGTGCAGGCGTACCGACGCGGCGAGGCGGTGCGTGATGTCGTCGGGCTCGGCGAGCGCGTAGGCGGCTGCCGCGGCGGACGGAGCCGCGATCCGGGCGTCGAGCGCCGTCAGTACGTCGAGGACGCGGTCGCGCAGCCCGGTGCCGGTGTCGTTGGCGGGGAAGCGGGCGATCGCGGCGGGCCAGCCGGGCGGCAGGAAGGGTCCGGCGAGGTCGGTCAGGACCGTGACGTGCTCCGGCAGCATCTCGGCGGGGCTCAGCAGCACGGTGTCGTGCGGTTCGTGCAGGGTGTCGCGCCAGGTCTCGTCGCTGACCAGGTGCAGCCCCTCGCCCACGGCAGCCTCGATCGTCTCGTGAACCACCTCGGGCGGCGCGACGGTGGCGGTGGGGTCGTCGGCCACGGACAGGACGAGCAGCCTCGGGTCGCCGCCCTCGGCGCGCACGCGGCGCACGGTCTCCAGGAGGGCGTACGGGTCCGGGACGCCGCCGCACTCGGCGGGTGTCCCCACGTGGAAGACCGAGCTGCCCAGCAGGCGTGCCTGCGGCGCCCACCAGGCCGCGCAGGGGCGCGGCACCAGGACGTCGCCACCGAGCGCGGCGGTCAGCGCGAGGAGCAGTACAGGGGCGCCGGGCGCCGCGGCCGTCCGGTCACGGTCGGCGGGCAGTCCACGCCGGGCCCAGTAGGCGCGGGCCGCGTCCAGGAGCGCGGGTCCCCCGCCGGTGGGTTCGGTGTGCGCGCCCGTCGCGGCGACGGTGAGTCCGGGCGGCACCGGCAGGCCCTGGCCGGGGAGCGGTGGGCCGTAGCGGACAGGTCCGTGGCCCTCCGGATCGGTCCGCCGCATGCGTGCCTCCGCGCAGTGATCCGTGGACCGTCGTGGTGCCCACGGTGCCTGTCGTGCCCCTGTGCTCCGATTACCCAGGGCTCTGCGTACCCAGGGCTCTGCGTACTCGGTGGATCGCCTCGCCGGCTCAGCCGTTCGAGGACGACTCCCGGCGCCGCAGTCGGTGGACGGCTGCGCCGACCGCGCCCGCGATGAGGACACCGCCCGTGACCAGGGCGATGGTGGAGTCGGTGAAGGCGCCGCCCTCGCCCGCGCGCACCCCGCGCAGGACCTCACCAGTGTGGGAACCGTCTTCGGAACCCCCGCGGGACACCGTGAAGGAGGCGCTCCACTGCTTTCCCTGGCCGCCGGGCGCGGTCGGGCAGGTCCCGTCGACGCTCCACTCGGATTCACCGGCGACCACGGCGTGGTCCTTGCCGGCCGCGCTGTCGTTGCCGACGGCTTCGTCGTCCTTGCCGACCGCGCCGTCCGTACCGACCGTTTCGCCGTCCTTGCCGACCACGCCGTCCGTACCGACCGTTTCGCCGTCCTTGCCGACCACGCCGTCCGTACCGACCGTTTCGCCGTCCTTGCCGACCACGCCGTCCGTACCGACCGTTTCGCCGTCCTTGCCAACCGCGGTGTCGTCCTTGCCGACCGCGCCGTCGCTACCGACCACTGTGTCCGGCGTGTCCGGCGTGCCCTCCTCGAAGTTCGCGGCGGGTGCGATGCGGGCGGTGCCGCTGTAGGCCGTGCCGCCCGCGGCGTTCTCCTTGTCCGTGGCCTTGTGCAGTTGGACGGTGCCGTGCTCGAAGGCCTTCGAGGTGGCGTCGATGGTCGCGGGCGCCGCCCCGCCCGTCGGTTCGCAGGAAACG from Streptomyces sp. NBC_00878 harbors:
- a CDS encoding DedA family protein is translated as MLAAAVTTVPPESTQQAIGYPSLFLLVLIGALVPVVPTGALVSSAAVVAFHQTAPFSMVLVFVVAAFAAFLGDVALYWLGRRGMDSKNGSRWLAAIRDRAPEDRLAQAQEKLAGHGVTVLVLSRLMPAGRIPVMLACLMAKWPLRRFARGDVPACLAWAATYQLIGVLGGSLFKEPWEGVVAAVVLTLVISVAPSVWRRMRSAPR
- a CDS encoding MBL fold metallo-hydrolase, which translates into the protein MTQQSESTTTTTSTGAEDPAPFSPLSSSLSSPTFVPGAGTPLAEPRPLGERRVWPRSFADRLTAPLPGLRGFARFAREGALRPGPEGLADIPRLPYEPGPLPRVDARTVAVSWAGHASWVVRIGGLTVLTDPVWSRKILGTPARVTPVGVAWSALPRIDAVVISHNHYDHLDAPTLRRLPRDTPVFVPAGLGRWFRRRRFSHVTELDWWEAAELHPRGGAAGASVEGGGGRRAGVRLDFVPAHHWSKRSLHDTCRTLWGGWVLTAADGRRVYFAGDTGYGHWFSHIGARYPGIDLALLPIGAYNPRWWLSDVHCDPEEAVRATQDLGARRMAPMHWGTFVLSAEPVLEPLTRVRTAWEKAGLARENLWDLPVGASKVLN
- a CDS encoding aminotransferase class I/II-fold pyridoxal phosphate-dependent enzyme codes for the protein MRRTDPEGHGPVRYGPPLPGQGLPVPPGLTVAATGAHTEPTGGGPALLDAARAYWARRGLPADRDRTAAAPGAPVLLLALTAALGGDVLVPRPCAAWWAPQARLLGSSVFHVGTPAECGGVPDPYALLETVRRVRAEGGDPRLLVLSVADDPTATVAPPEVVHETIEAAVGEGLHLVSDETWRDTLHEPHDTVLLSPAEMLPEHVTVLTDLAGPFLPPGWPAAIARFPANDTGTGLRDRVLDVLTALDARIAAPSAAAAAYALAEPDDITHRLAASVRLHARVATAAHRIVVDAGALARPPRAGRHLYVDLGPLRSALTARGVGDAQELEDFLTDRLGMPTPGGHRFGDDLGALRVRLATGPFLGTTHEERMASLTSPEPLELAHVERALSLLGSAFADLRDDDDARRRESPR